From the Primulina tabacum isolate GXHZ01 chromosome 3, ASM2559414v2, whole genome shotgun sequence genome, one window contains:
- the LOC142539581 gene encoding LRR receptor-like serine/threonine-protein kinase RPK2 gives MRNPFGFSEMGCRSFLMIVYHLHRPLRVLVFLCVVLFSAQERAVWGSDSDKSVLLELKDSLSDPSGVLSSWDLNSPDHCAWTGVSCDSGSRVVALNVSGGGNSLSCARIARFPLYGFGIRRPCLESKGKILGTLSPSIAKLTELRILSLPFNELSGEIPAEIWGMENLENLDLEGNLISGSLPALFNGLKNLKVLNLGFNEIFGGIPSSLSACVALEVLNLAGNQINGSIPMFIGNFKDLRGLYLSYNILNGPIPLEIGDNCGKLEYLELSGNYLSEGIPKSLGNCIWLKTLVLFSNMLEYVIPSELGRLNQLEVLDVSRNSLSGTVPSELGGCSNLSALVLSSLWDPLPNVASLGGGRTMEKLANTGDEYNFYEGTIPFEVTSLSSLRLVWVPRATLEGLLPVSWGSCDNLEMLNLAQNFYSGHVPEGFGSCKKLHFLDLSSNRLSGEISDKIPVPCMTRFDISGNTLTGSIPRFNGSCKPVQSTYGESQQPNDPSAAYISYFGYRTQLETSLPFFEDADTFPVIHNFGSNNFANLVQSMPIASERLGKQTVYAFLAGGNKLNGSFPGIFFEKCDQMRGMIVNVSENWLSGQIPIDIGTTCKSLLLLDASANQLVGGLPSSISDLVSLHVLNLSWNRLQGMIPSNLGQIKDLRGLSLAGNSLNGSIPASLAQLQSLEVLDLSSNSLFGEIPKDLENLRNLKVLLLNNNKFSGQISAKVANMTSLLTFNVSFNNFSGPLPLNNSTKCSSFLGNPFLQPCPLLLLASTSADQHRNSQNDATSPSSSSNETSQHGGFNSIEIASITSAAAIVSVLLALIVLFFYTRKWKPRSRVSGTARKEVITFTDIGVPLTFDIVVCATASFNASNCIGSGGFGATYKAEVAPGVLVAVKRLALGRFQGVQQFDAEIKTLGRLRHRNLVTLIGYHASETEMFLVYNYLPGGNLEKFIQERSTRAVDWRILHKIALDIARALAYLHDQCVPRVLHRDVKPSNILLDEEYNAYLSDFGLARLLGTSETHATTGVAGTFGYVAPEYAMTCRVSDKADVYSYGVVLLELISDKKALDPSFSSYGNGFNIVAWACMLLRQGHAKEFFTDGLWDSSPHDDLVEVLHLAVVCTVDSLSSRPTMKQVVRRLKQLQPPSC, from the coding sequence ATGAGGAACCCTTTTGGTTTTTCGGAAATGGGTTGTCGTTCTTTTCTAATGATAGTGTACCATCTTCACAGGCCGTTGAGGGTTTTGGTTTTCCTCTGTGTTGTCTTGTTTTCAGCTCAGGAGCGAGCTGTTTGGGGCTCCGATTCGGATAAATCCGTGCTTTTGGAGTTGAAGGATTCGCTTTCGGACCCTTCTGGTGTGCTGAGTAGCTGGGATTTGAATAGCCCGGATCACTGTGCGTGGACCGGGGTTTCTTGTGATTCGGGTTCCCGGGTCGTGGCGTTGAATGTTTCTGGTGGAGGCAATTCTTTGTCTTGTGCTAGAATTGCTCGATTCCCTTTGTACGGGTTTGGAATTAGAAGGCCTTGTCTGGAAAGTAAAGGTAAGATTTTGGGTACACTGAGCCCTTCTATTGCAAAACTTACTGAACTCAGGATTTTGTCCCTGCCCTTCAATGAGCTGAGTGGTGAGATTCCGGCAGAAATTTGGGGCATGGAAAATCTCGAGAATCTTGACCTTGAAGGGAATTTGATCTCAGGCTCTTTACCCGCtctttttaatggtttgaaaaatttgaaagttcttAACTTGGGATTTAATGAGATTTTTGGGGGGATTCCAAGCTCTCTATCCGCCTGTGTTGCTCTTGAAGTCTTGAATTTAGCTGGGAATCAGATTAACGGATCAATTCCGATGTTTATTGGCAATTTTAAAGATTTAAGGGGGCTTTACTTGTCCTACAATATACTCAATGGGCCGATTCCCCTTGAGATTGGGGATAACTGCGGAAAACTTGAATATTTGGAGCTTTCAGGGAATTACTTATCTGAGGGTATTCCTAAAAGTCTTGGAAACTGTATTTGGTTAAAAACGCTTGTGCTGTTCTCAAATATGTTGGAATATGTTATTCCGAGTGAACTTGGTCGGCTGAATCAGCTTGAAGTGCTGGATGTGTCGAGAAACAGTTTGAGTGGCACCGTACCATCTGAGCTCGGAGGGTGCTCAAATTTATCTGCCCTTGTGCTGTCAAGCTTATGGGATCCTCTTCCGAATGTCGCAAGTCTTGGAGGTGGTCGCACAATGGAAAAGTTGGCAAATACTGGTGATGAATATAATTTCTATGAAGGTACAATTCCATTCGAAGTTACTAGTCTCTCAAGCTTGAGGCTGGTCTGGGTACCTCGAGCAACTCTTGAAGGATTGTTGCCCGTTAGCTGGGGTTCTTGTGACAATTTGGAGATGTTGAATTTGGCTCAAAATTTTTATTCTGGACATGTCCCCGAGGGGTTTGGTAGTTGCAAGAAACTGCATTTTCTTGATTTGAGCTCAAATAGACTTAGTGGTGAGATCTCTGACAAAATTCCTGTTCCTTGTATGACTCGGTTTGATATCAGTGGGAATACTTTGACTGGTTCAATTCCCAGATTTAATGGATCTTGTAAACCAGTGCAATCAACATATGGGGAATCCCAACAGCCTAATGATCCATCTGCTGCATATATATCCTATTTTGGATATAGAACTCAGCTTGAAACTTCTTTGCCATTTTTTGAAGATGCCGATACTTTCCCTGTGATCCATAACTTTGGTTCTAACAACTTCGCAAACCTTGTGCAGTCAATGCCTATTGCATCTGAAAGATTGGGAAAGCAAACGGTTTATGCATTTCTTGCTGGCGGCAACAAGCTTAATGGATCATTCCCTGGAATATTTTTTGAGAAGTGTGATCAAATGAGAGGTATGATTGTTAACGTCTCTGAGAATTGGTTATCTGGACAGATTCCGATAGATATTGGCACAACGTGCAAGTCTCTGCTGCTCCTGGATGCTTCGGCTAATCAACTGGTGGGTGGTCTTCCTTCCAGCATCAGTGACTTGGTGTCACTTCATGTTCTGAATTTAAGCTGGAACCGTTTGCAAGGTATGATTCCTAGCAACCTTGGCCAGATAAAGGATCTACGAGGCCTTTCTTTAGCTGGAAATTCCCTGAATGGTTCCATCCCTGCAAGCTTGGCACAGCTACAGTCTCTGGAAGTTCTTGACCTGTCTTCAAACTCTCTGTTTGGTGAAATTCCTAAGGATCTTGAGAATTTGAGGAACTTGAAGGTCCTCCTCCTGAACAATAACAAATTTTCTGGGCAGATCTCCGCAAAGGTGGCAAATATGACCTCTCTGTTGACATTCAATGTGTCATTCAATAATTTTTCTGGACCTCTGCCTCTGAATAATTCCACCAAATGCAGCAGTTTCCTTGGGAACCCTTTCCTCCAGCCTTGCCCTTTGTTGTTGTTAGCTTCAACATCTGCTGATCAACACAGAAACTCGCAAAATGATGCTACTTCTCCATCATCAAGTTCAAATGAAACAAGTCAACATGGAGGCTTCAACTCAATTGAGATTGCTTCTATAACATCAGCTGCAGCTATTGTGTCTGTTCTTCTTGCTCTTATTGTTCTATTCTTTTACACTAGAAAGTGGAAACCACGGTCCAGAGTAAGTGGAACTGCTCGAAAGGAAGTGATCACCTTTACCGACATCGGTGTTCCACTGACATTTGATATTGTTGTTTGTGCCACGGCAAGTTTTAATGCAAGCAACTGCATCGGCAGTGGAGGTTTTGGAGCAACATACAAAGCTGAGGTTGCTCCAGGTGTCCTGGTTGCCGTAAAACGCCTTGCATTGGGCCGTTTCCAAGGTGTTCAGCAGTTTGATGCAGAAATCAAAACCCTGGGGAGGCTTCGCCATCGAAACCTTGTTACTTTGATAGGATATCATGCCAGTGAAACCGAGATGTTTCTGGTTTACAATTATTTACCAGGTGGCAATCTTGAAAAGTTTATTCAAGAAAGATCCACCAGAGCAGTTGATTGGAGAATACTACACAAGATCGCTTTAGACATTGCAAGGGCACTCGCGTACCTACACGACCAATGTGTTCCACGTGTTCTTCATCGTGATGTGAAGCCAAGCAATATTCTGCTGGATGAGGAGTATAATGCCTATCTATCCGATTTTGGATTAGCTAGGCTACTGGGGACTTCTGAAACTCATGCCACAACTGGTGTGGCAGGAACTTTTGGATACGTAGCTCCAGAATACGCCATGACTTGCCGTGTCTCTGACAAGGCTGATGTATATAGCTACGGGGTTGTGTTACTTGAGTTAATTTCAGATAAGAAAGCTCTGGACCCATCCTTCTCTTCATATGGAAACGGATTCAACATTGTCGCTTGGGCGTGCATGCTTCTACGGCAGGGCCATGCCAAGGAATTCTTTACTGATGGGTTGTGGGATTCGAGTCCGCACGACGATTTGGTCGAGGTCTTGCATCTGGCAGTCGTTTGTACTGTCGATTCGTTGTCGAGCAGGCCAACAATGAAGCAGGTAGTAAGACGGCTTAAACAACTTCAACCTCCATCTTGTTAG
- the LOC142539582 gene encoding ninja-family protein AFP3-like, which yields MDKVQENGEKFNLSSRVSGVRRDLQHKFTRRGFEEEDDEIELSLGLSSNGIFGVDPARKKLKRYSSISDLVSPVEAASDNVGDTQQPRVAALESYGLPMRACSLPSEAAAKEVRLRRELQSMRRMEARKKRLEKLKNVRVVKDKESCLESENGDFQRVCNESCNGLENGHGMEGSNGSLGSGSSGVSETQSPHINGKQNAEVKSPSSIQSSPAGQMEHKPGDKGTTDGAKEKLKNIMLNMPYVSTKWDGINGNKVDGFLYGYKKGEEVRILCVCHGLFLSPAEFVKHGGGSDVENPLKHIIVNPSPLL from the exons ATGGATAAAGTTCAAGAAAATGGCGagaaattcaatctttcttcACGGGTGAGCGGGGTTCGAAGAGATCTGCAGCATAAATTCACGAGACGGGGTTTTGAGGAGGAAGACGATGAGATAGAGTTGAGTCTAGGACTTTCATCAAACGGTATATTTGGTGTGGACCCGGCAAGAAAGAAGCTGAAGCGTTATTCTTCGATTTCGGATTTGGTTTCCCCAGTTGAGGCTGCGTCTGATAATGTGGGTGACACACAACAACCCCGTGTGGCCGCGTTGGAGAGCTACGGGCTGCCGATGAGGGCCTGCTCTCTGCCGTCAGAGGCGGCGGCGAAGGAGGTCCGCCTCCGCAGGGAGCTGCAGTCGATGCGGCGGATGGAGGCGAGGAAGAAGAGGTTGGAGAAGTTGAAGAATGTGAGAGTTGTGAAGGATAAGGAGAGCTGTCTGGAATCTGAAAATGGTGACTTTCAAAGGGTTTGCAATGAAAGTTGCAATGGTTTGGAGAATGGACATGGAATGGAAGGGTCCAATGGATCACTGGGGAGTGGTTCATCTGGAGTTTCTGAAACTCAGAGCCCGCATATAAATG GAAAACAAAATGCAGAGGTGAAGAGCCCTTCTAGCATTCAATCATCCCCGGCTGGTCAGATGGAACATAAACCTGGTGATAAGGGTACAACAGATGGAGCAAAAGAAAAGCTCAAGAACATCATGCTCAATATGCCTTACGTATCCACAAAATGGGATGGAATAAATGGCAACAAAGTCGACGGATTTCTATATGGATACAAAAAGGGGGAGGAAGTCAGAATCTTGTGTGTTTGCCACGGTCTTTTCCTTTCACCAGCCGAATTCGTGAAGCATGGTGGAGGCAGTGATGTGGAGAACCCTTTGAAGCACATAATTGTTAATCCCTCTCCTCTTTTGTaa